One window of the Burkholderia sp. FERM BP-3421 genome contains the following:
- a CDS encoding ABC transporter permease subunit — translation MLAYALRRTLWAVPTILAVITVCYLLLHFTPGGPFDGEKQLSAATLANLNAKYHLDQPLWKQYLMYLNALLHGDLGPSYRYVDWTVNDLVRKAFPVSLGVGGISIPISIGFGVLLGTMAAVWRDSFVDRIVMLIGNFGNVIPPFVLGPVLVLIFAILLKTGEGNGWLPAGGWGDGGWRYRVLPILLLTLINVSQLARVMRGSMIETLSSNYIRTARAKGLPRRTIVLRHALKPALMPVVSLVGSVCISSITAAVVTESVFALPGLGQLVVNGAINRDYTLVLGLVVLTTVVAVLFNLLVDLTYAWLDPRIRY, via the coding sequence ATGCTGGCCTATGCCTTGCGTCGCACGCTCTGGGCGGTGCCGACGATCCTCGCGGTGATCACCGTCTGCTACCTGCTGCTGCACTTCACGCCGGGCGGGCCGTTCGACGGCGAGAAGCAGCTGTCCGCCGCGACGCTCGCGAACCTGAACGCGAAGTACCACCTCGACCAGCCGCTGTGGAAGCAGTACCTGATGTACCTGAACGCGCTGCTGCACGGCGACCTCGGGCCGTCGTACCGCTACGTCGACTGGACGGTCAACGATCTCGTGCGCAAGGCGTTTCCGGTCAGCCTCGGGGTCGGCGGCATCTCGATCCCGATCTCGATCGGGTTCGGCGTGCTGCTCGGCACGATGGCCGCGGTGTGGCGCGACAGCTTCGTCGATCGCATCGTGATGCTGATCGGCAACTTCGGCAACGTGATCCCGCCGTTCGTGCTCGGCCCCGTCCTGGTGCTGATCTTCGCGATCCTGCTGAAGACGGGCGAGGGCAACGGCTGGCTGCCGGCCGGCGGCTGGGGCGACGGCGGCTGGCGCTACCGGGTGCTGCCGATCCTGCTGCTGACCCTGATCAACGTGTCGCAGCTCGCGCGCGTGATGCGCGGCTCGATGATCGAGACGCTGTCGAGCAACTACATCCGCACCGCGCGCGCGAAAGGGCTGCCGCGCCGCACGATCGTGCTGCGCCACGCGCTCAAGCCGGCGCTGATGCCGGTGGTGTCGCTGGTCGGCTCGGTGTGCATCTCGTCGATCACCGCGGCGGTCGTCACCGAATCCGTGTTCGCGCTGCCGGGCCTCGGCCAACTGGTCGTGAACGGCGCGATCAACCGCGACTACACGCTGGTGCTCGGTCTCGTCGTGCTGACGACGGTGGTCGCGGTGTTGTTCAATCTGCTGGTCGACCTCACGTACGCGTGGCTCGATCCGCGCATCCGTTATTGA
- a CDS encoding MFS transporter: protein MTQCPCTAIGHRVGGAASRIARCSAAARADAGCVARVRAFVFITSSVCRTAWSRKRHGGEAAIVSPVEIAGLHGAPCDRPVPPAISIGEVMHDTNLQHLADNAALDRFHRRLLMIVCDGYDLAIMGVALPSMMADMALQLAAAGVLASTALVGMMIGNIGFGGLAERIGRCVTIVICLVLFSAFTALAGLAAEPFACGASRFVAGLGIGGMMPNVAAQMTGYAPRRVRGTMVVRPNFVAIAISAAAAAVAIALIDSRGAATRHAKTAAGTA, encoded by the coding sequence ATGACACAGTGTCCGTGCACTGCGATTGGGCATCGCGTCGGTGGGGCCGCGTCGCGCATCGCGCGGTGCAGCGCGGCCGCGCGTGCCGATGCCGGGTGCGTGGCGCGCGTGCGCGCTTTCGTTTTCATAACTTCGTCTGTGTGCCGAACCGCATGGTCACGCAAGCGTCACGGCGGAGAAGCGGCGATCGTGTCGCCTGTCGAGATTGCGGGACTGCATGGCGCGCCATGCGATCGGCCAGTGCCGCCCGCGATCTCGATTGGAGAAGTCATGCACGACACGAATCTGCAACACCTCGCCGATAACGCCGCGCTGGACCGTTTCCATCGGCGCCTGCTGATGATTGTATGCGACGGCTACGACCTCGCGATCATGGGCGTCGCGCTGCCATCCATGATGGCCGACATGGCGCTGCAGCTGGCCGCCGCCGGGGTGCTGGCGAGCACGGCGCTGGTCGGGATGATGATCGGCAACATCGGCTTCGGCGGACTGGCCGAACGGATCGGGCGGTGCGTGACGATCGTGATTTGCCTCGTGCTGTTCAGCGCGTTCACGGCGCTGGCCGGGCTCGCGGCGGAGCCGTTCGCGTGCGGTGCGAGCCGTTTCGTCGCGGGGCTCGGGATCGGTGGCATGATGCCGAACGTCGCCGCGCAGATGACCGGATACGCACCGCGCCGCGTTCGCGGCACGATGGTTGTCCGGCCCAACTTCGTCGCGATCGCGATCTCGGCGGCGGCCGCCGCCGTGGCGATCGCGCTGATCGATTCGCGCGGCGCGGCCACGCGGCACGCGAAGACGGCGGCCGGCACGGCGTGA
- a CDS encoding cupin domain-containing protein, which yields MVPPTENTRPANAAIALGGKIRALRQRLKRTLDETATAAGISKPFLSQVERGLASPSITSLAGIAHALGVTVQYFVETPSEERSVCRGDQLRFFSFADSANLFARLTNVPEGRQLEAILVRMPPGQKRSEVTTHAGEEFLYVIDGEVSLTLEGKTFVLHAGDSAHYQSTVPHSWVNTAKIESVVVWVGTPRLF from the coding sequence ATGGTTCCTCCCACTGAAAACACGCGGCCTGCCAATGCGGCAATTGCGCTTGGCGGCAAGATCCGGGCGTTGCGACAGCGCTTGAAGCGCACGCTCGACGAAACGGCCACGGCCGCGGGTATTTCCAAGCCGTTCCTGTCGCAGGTCGAGCGCGGTCTGGCATCGCCGTCCATCACGTCGTTGGCCGGCATTGCCCATGCGCTGGGCGTCACGGTGCAGTATTTCGTCGAGACGCCCAGTGAAGAGCGCTCGGTTTGCCGCGGCGATCAGCTGCGCTTTTTCAGTTTTGCCGATTCGGCCAATCTGTTTGCGCGCCTGACCAACGTGCCGGAAGGACGTCAGCTCGAGGCGATTCTCGTGCGGATGCCGCCGGGCCAGAAGCGGTCGGAGGTGACGACGCATGCAGGCGAGGAATTCCTGTATGTGATCGACGGAGAAGTGTCGCTGACGCTGGAAGGCAAGACCTTCGTCCTGCACGCCGGTGACAGCGCGCATTATCAGTCGACCGTCCCCCATAGCTGGGTCAACACTGCGAAAATCGAATCAGTGGTAGTCTGGGTCGGGACGCCGAGGTTGTTCTAA
- a CDS encoding ABC transporter ATP-binding protein — protein MSAAGLTSPAAAPAPAGAARGDDALLSVRDLKVHFRVPLGGYPWSRKGTLRAVDGVSFDVRPGETVGLVGESGCGKSTLARALIGLAPITAGSVAWRGKPLVQGARRDIRTLRSEMQMIFQDPLASLDPRMTIEQVVAEPLVTHQPQLGRNEIRVRVLAMLERVGLNSHHLLRYPHEFSGGQCQRVGIARALIAEPRLVICDEPVSALDVSIQAQIVNLLRDLQRELSLSYLFVAHDLAVVKAISQRVLVMYLGRVMEFGERRDVYGAPQHPYTRALLAAAPVPDPVRERARRSLLLSGEMPSPLNPPSGCAFRTRCPDAIDACSHETPQPEVRGGSASRVACIRVGAR, from the coding sequence ATGAGCGCGGCCGGTCTTACTTCCCCGGCCGCGGCGCCCGCTCCGGCCGGCGCCGCGCGCGGCGACGACGCGCTGCTGTCGGTGCGCGACCTCAAGGTGCATTTCCGCGTGCCGCTCGGTGGCTACCCGTGGTCGCGCAAGGGCACGCTGCGCGCGGTCGACGGCGTGTCGTTCGACGTGCGGCCCGGCGAGACGGTCGGGCTCGTCGGCGAATCGGGCTGCGGAAAATCGACGCTCGCGCGCGCGCTGATCGGCCTCGCGCCGATCACGGCCGGCAGCGTGGCGTGGCGCGGCAAGCCGCTCGTGCAGGGTGCGCGCCGCGATATCCGCACCCTGCGCAGCGAAATGCAGATGATCTTCCAGGATCCGCTCGCGTCGCTCGATCCGCGCATGACGATCGAGCAGGTGGTCGCGGAGCCGCTCGTCACGCATCAGCCGCAGCTCGGTCGCAACGAGATCCGCGTGCGCGTGCTCGCGATGCTCGAACGCGTCGGCCTCAATTCGCATCACCTGCTGCGTTATCCGCACGAGTTCTCGGGCGGCCAGTGCCAGCGCGTCGGGATCGCGCGCGCGCTGATCGCCGAGCCGCGCCTCGTGATCTGCGACGAGCCGGTGTCGGCGCTCGACGTATCGATCCAGGCGCAGATCGTCAATCTGCTGCGCGACCTGCAGCGCGAACTGTCGCTCTCCTATCTTTTCGTTGCGCACGACCTGGCGGTGGTGAAGGCCATCAGCCAGCGCGTGCTCGTCATGTATCTCGGCCGCGTGATGGAGTTCGGCGAGCGGCGCGACGTGTACGGCGCGCCGCAGCATCCGTATACGCGCGCGCTGCTCGCCGCCGCGCCGGTGCCGGACCCGGTGCGCGAGCGCGCGCGCCGGTCGCTGCTGCTGTCGGGCGAGATGCCGTCGCCGCTCAATCCCCCGTCGGGCTGCGCGTTCCGCACGCGCTGCCCCGATGCGATCGACGCGTGTTCGCATGAAACGCCGCAGCCGGAAGTGCGCGGCGGATCGGCGTCGCGCGTCGCGTGCATCCGGGTGGGCGCGCGCTGA
- a CDS encoding BON domain-containing protein — MRRIGIAWCACAWCAAQAFAQDGAPEALRNWYDDPFIALSQSFAACPTPLGPFTTRRQMETDAHYRVEQGTSCWLAHECSKPNSYLYDAPIAAAAKARFAASPLLAGTSLWLTIQRRFIYAEGCAGASFDRAAFQHGLETLPDVQRVYLRITDDPRGPLPYRTHPDPN, encoded by the coding sequence ATGAGACGGATCGGCATCGCATGGTGCGCGTGCGCCTGGTGCGCGGCGCAGGCGTTCGCGCAGGACGGCGCGCCCGAGGCGCTGCGCAATTGGTACGACGATCCGTTCATCGCGCTCTCGCAGTCGTTCGCCGCGTGCCCGACGCCGCTCGGGCCGTTCACGACGCGTCGCCAGATGGAAACCGATGCGCACTACCGCGTCGAGCAGGGCACCTCGTGCTGGCTCGCGCATGAATGCAGCAAGCCGAATTCCTATCTCTACGACGCGCCGATCGCCGCCGCGGCGAAGGCGCGGTTCGCCGCCTCTCCGCTGCTTGCCGGCACGAGCCTCTGGCTGACGATTCAGCGGCGCTTCATTTATGCGGAAGGGTGCGCGGGCGCGTCATTCGACCGCGCCGCATTCCAGCACGGGCTGGAAACGCTGCCCGATGTGCAGCGCGTGTACCTGCGGATTACCGATGATCCGCGCGGCCCCTTGCCTTACCGGACGCATCCCGATCCGAATTGA
- a CDS encoding ABC transporter ATP-binding protein — protein MALLEVNQLGVRFTRKDAPPVDAVSGVSFALEAGKTLGIVGESGSGKSQTVMALLGLLAANGSTTGEARFHGENLLAMNTRQLNAVRGNRIGMIFQDPMTSLNPFLTIERQMTESLQLHRKLSRRAAIRRAIEALEAVRIPDAARRIRMYPHEFSGGMRQRVMIAMTLLSEPEILIADEPTTALDVTVQAQIIELLRELNRERGTSIVLITHDMGVVAGLADDVMVMYAGRTVEYASAEAIFAAPSHPYTIGLLNALPRLDAPDNAPLIAIPGNPPLPGQISQGCAFARRCDYASAHCRTDRPELTRYSEAGAVRACHRPVADISGGLR, from the coding sequence ATGGCCCTGCTCGAAGTCAATCAACTCGGCGTGCGCTTCACGCGCAAGGATGCGCCGCCCGTCGACGCGGTATCCGGCGTGTCGTTCGCGCTGGAGGCCGGCAAGACCCTCGGCATCGTCGGCGAATCCGGCTCCGGCAAGAGCCAGACCGTGATGGCGCTGCTCGGCCTGCTCGCCGCCAACGGCTCGACCACCGGCGAGGCGCGTTTCCACGGCGAGAACCTGCTCGCGATGAACACGCGCCAGCTCAACGCGGTGCGCGGCAACCGGATCGGCATGATCTTCCAGGATCCGATGACCTCGCTGAATCCGTTCCTGACGATCGAACGCCAGATGACGGAAAGCCTGCAGCTGCACCGCAAGCTGTCGCGCCGCGCGGCGATCCGGCGCGCGATCGAGGCGCTCGAAGCGGTGCGGATTCCCGACGCCGCGCGCCGCATCCGCATGTATCCGCATGAATTCTCGGGCGGCATGCGCCAGCGCGTGATGATCGCGATGACGCTGCTGTCGGAGCCGGAGATCCTGATCGCCGACGAGCCGACCACCGCGCTCGACGTCACCGTGCAGGCGCAGATCATCGAACTGCTGCGCGAGCTGAACCGCGAACGCGGCACCTCGATCGTGCTGATCACGCACGACATGGGCGTGGTGGCGGGGCTCGCCGACGACGTGATGGTGATGTACGCGGGCCGCACCGTCGAATACGCGAGCGCCGAGGCGATTTTCGCCGCGCCGTCGCATCCGTACACGATCGGCCTGCTGAACGCGCTGCCGCGTCTCGATGCGCCCGACAACGCGCCGCTGATCGCGATTCCCGGCAATCCGCCGCTGCCCGGCCAGATTTCGCAGGGCTGCGCATTCGCGCGGCGCTGCGACTATGCCTCGGCGCATTGCCGGACGGATCGTCCCGAACTCACCCGCTACTCGGAGGCGGGCGCGGTGCGCGCCTGCCATCGGCCCGTGGCGGATATCTCCGGAGGACTGCGATGA
- a CDS encoding peptide ABC transporter substrate-binding protein, with amino-acid sequence MKLTHAMTAVLAALALTTMHPASAVTVPANVALADQQDLTRQVPAEVESLDPAHIESWTANTVSLDLFEGLTRIAADGSVVPGVAQSWERKTPETWVFKLRRDAKWSNGQPVTAADFVYAWQRVADPKTGSKYTILIEFVKNATDIIAGKQPVSNLGVRAVDPYTLEVTTTVPVAYFPELTAMVTLVPINKDVVTRLGDAWTRPKNMVSNGPYTLVDWQPNNRIVAAKSDKYWNARNVVIRKVTYLPIESDDTAMRMYQSGQIDYTYSIPAGVIKQVSTQFGKELRQGLQLASYYYYVKNSEPVFKDKRVRQALAMVLDRDILTSKLTQAGEVPMYGLMPAGTKGIDHPFKPDWASWPMAKRVEYAKNLLKQAGYSDANPLSFTLTYNTSDLHKKVALFSASEWRTKLGVNAKLENVEFKVLMKLRHDGKVQMARDGWFADYNDAMTFFDLLRCGSPQNTVGYCNPKVDALVAEGNQKLDDKARSALLTQAHDLAMNDYPMLPLFQYTADRLVKSYVGGYSLTNFIDMRASQDLYLIKH; translated from the coding sequence ATGAAACTTACGCATGCCATGACGGCCGTGCTGGCCGCGCTCGCCCTGACGACGATGCATCCGGCATCCGCCGTGACCGTTCCCGCCAACGTCGCGCTTGCCGACCAGCAGGATCTGACGCGGCAGGTGCCTGCCGAGGTCGAGTCGCTCGACCCCGCGCACATCGAGTCGTGGACGGCCAACACGGTCAGCCTCGATCTGTTCGAGGGGCTCACGCGGATCGCGGCGGACGGCTCGGTGGTGCCGGGGGTGGCGCAGTCATGGGAGCGCAAGACGCCGGAGACGTGGGTGTTCAAGCTGCGCCGCGATGCGAAGTGGAGCAACGGCCAGCCGGTGACGGCGGCGGATTTCGTCTATGCCTGGCAGCGCGTCGCGGATCCGAAAACAGGTTCGAAGTACACGATTCTGATCGAGTTCGTGAAGAACGCGACCGACATCATCGCCGGCAAGCAGCCGGTGTCGAACCTGGGCGTGCGCGCGGTCGACCCGTATACGCTGGAAGTGACGACCACGGTGCCCGTCGCGTACTTCCCCGAGCTGACCGCGATGGTGACGCTCGTGCCGATCAACAAGGACGTCGTCACGCGCCTCGGCGACGCCTGGACCCGGCCGAAGAACATGGTCAGCAACGGCCCGTACACGCTGGTCGACTGGCAGCCGAACAACCGCATCGTGGCCGCGAAGAGCGACAAGTACTGGAATGCGCGCAACGTCGTGATCCGCAAGGTGACCTACCTGCCGATCGAGAGCGACGATACCGCGATGCGCATGTACCAGTCGGGGCAGATCGACTACACGTACTCGATTCCGGCGGGCGTGATCAAGCAGGTGAGCACGCAGTTCGGCAAGGAGCTGCGCCAGGGCCTGCAGCTCGCGAGCTATTACTACTACGTGAAGAACAGCGAGCCGGTGTTCAAGGACAAGCGCGTGCGCCAGGCGCTCGCGATGGTGCTCGACCGCGACATCCTGACCTCGAAGCTCACGCAGGCGGGCGAGGTGCCGATGTACGGGCTGATGCCGGCCGGCACCAAGGGCATCGACCATCCGTTCAAGCCGGACTGGGCGAGCTGGCCGATGGCCAAGCGCGTCGAGTACGCGAAGAACCTGCTGAAGCAGGCCGGCTATTCGGATGCGAATCCGCTGTCGTTCACGCTGACCTACAACACCAGCGACCTGCACAAGAAGGTCGCGCTGTTCTCGGCATCCGAGTGGCGCACCAAGCTCGGCGTGAACGCGAAGCTCGAGAACGTCGAATTCAAGGTGCTGATGAAGCTGCGGCATGACGGCAAGGTGCAGATGGCGCGCGACGGCTGGTTCGCCGACTACAACGACGCGATGACCTTCTTCGACCTGCTGCGCTGCGGCAGCCCGCAGAACACGGTCGGCTACTGCAACCCGAAGGTCGACGCGCTCGTTGCCGAGGGCAACCAGAAGCTCGACGACAAGGCGCGCTCGGCGCTGCTCACGCAGGCGCACGACCTCGCGATGAACGACTACCCGATGCTGCCGCTGTTCCAGTACACCGCGGACCGGCTCGTCAAGTCGTACGTCGGCGGCTACTCGCTGACGAACTTCATCGACATGCGCGCGTCGCAGGACCTGTACCTGATCAAGCACTGA
- a CDS encoding OprD family porin, producing the protein MGKNKSMKVASRAVRLAWSWPAVAGLALSPAAWADDAPAASASGATSVAQQATTPNAIVNAEATQAVTPPEPKSSQSQSNGFIADSHLNVLFRNYADVLDAKGGPHRHAWIQGAMANFESGYTQGLIGFGVDASLYAALKLDGGMGAGNMVHVAKGGGGSNQLAWAFPGIYDVKARISNTVLKYGLQAVDNPFMEQHDNRALPPTFLGATLVSNEFRNVMLEAGSFTKNNARGRTTLTNLTTQYGGTRVDRFTYAGGTWDYSPTGSASLYASQADDVYRQYYASVKQSYGAPQTIKWTGFGNVYSSHDTGDARQGKIDNNAYSLSLAAQHGPHELLLGYQQILGDQFFDYLNETNGIFLVNSMNVDYNAPHEKSLQLRYTFWGKDAGLPGFKAMVWALEGWGADGSASAALDSSQSSMYWKNGAPIQGRHHEFGFIPSYTIQSGRFKDTKITFIAMWHAGSMHYSDSGNQEYRLVVNMPVKVF; encoded by the coding sequence ATGGGAAAAAATAAATCGATGAAGGTGGCATCGAGGGCGGTCCGGCTTGCATGGAGCTGGCCGGCAGTCGCGGGGCTCGCGCTGAGTCCCGCAGCATGGGCGGACGACGCGCCGGCCGCGTCCGCATCGGGCGCGACCTCGGTCGCGCAGCAGGCGACGACGCCGAACGCGATCGTCAACGCGGAGGCCACCCAGGCGGTGACGCCGCCCGAGCCGAAGTCGAGCCAGTCGCAATCCAATGGCTTCATCGCCGACAGCCACCTGAACGTGCTGTTCCGCAACTACGCCGACGTGCTCGACGCGAAGGGCGGCCCGCACCGCCACGCGTGGATCCAGGGGGCGATGGCGAATTTCGAATCGGGCTACACGCAGGGGTTGATCGGCTTCGGCGTGGATGCGTCGCTCTACGCGGCGCTGAAGCTCGACGGCGGGATGGGCGCGGGCAACATGGTCCACGTCGCGAAGGGCGGCGGTGGCTCGAACCAGCTCGCATGGGCGTTCCCGGGCATCTACGACGTGAAGGCCCGGATCTCCAACACGGTGCTCAAGTACGGTTTGCAGGCGGTCGACAATCCGTTCATGGAGCAGCACGACAACCGTGCGCTGCCGCCGACCTTCCTCGGCGCGACCCTTGTCAGCAACGAGTTCCGCAACGTGATGCTCGAAGCCGGCAGCTTCACGAAGAACAACGCGCGCGGCCGCACCACGTTGACCAATCTGACGACGCAATACGGCGGCACGCGCGTCGATCGCTTCACCTATGCGGGCGGCACCTGGGATTACTCGCCGACGGGTTCGGCGTCGCTGTATGCGAGCCAGGCGGACGACGTGTACCGGCAATACTATGCGTCGGTGAAGCAGAGCTACGGCGCGCCGCAGACGATCAAGTGGACGGGCTTCGGCAACGTCTACTCGTCGCACGACACCGGCGACGCGCGCCAGGGCAAGATCGACAACAACGCATACAGCCTGTCGCTGGCCGCGCAGCACGGGCCGCACGAGCTGCTGCTCGGCTATCAACAGATTCTCGGCGACCAGTTCTTCGACTACCTGAACGAGACCAACGGCATCTTCCTCGTCAACTCGATGAACGTCGACTACAACGCGCCGCACGAAAAATCGCTGCAGCTGCGCTACACGTTCTGGGGCAAGGACGCGGGGCTGCCCGGCTTCAAGGCGATGGTGTGGGCGCTGGAAGGCTGGGGCGCGGACGGTTCCGCGAGCGCGGCGCTCGATTCGAGCCAGTCGAGCATGTACTGGAAGAACGGCGCGCCGATCCAGGGGCGTCACCACGAGTTCGGCTTCATCCCGTCCTACACGATCCAGAGCGGCAGGTTCAAGGACACGAAGATCACCTTCATCGCGATGTGGCACGCGGGTTCGATGCACTACTCGGACAGCGGCAACCAGGAATACCGCCTGGTCGTGAACATGCCGGTCAAGGTGTTCTGA
- a CDS encoding DedA family protein/thiosulfate sulfurtransferase GlpE has product MLHDLIARHGPLIVFVNVFAAAVGLPVPAMPTLVLFGAMAALHPDMLGAQLVPVLLLTVVAALLGDTVWYVAGRRFGGRTLKTLCRLSLSRDTCVRKTEHFFGRWGVRVLAVARFIPGLSLISVPMAGALGTRYRTFAGYDALGALLWAACGLLVGVLFSKQIDWLFAGANRLGRVALVVVVALLALYAAVRWTRRRALIRQLANARIEVEELDQLLQGDPAPVIFDMRSPEHRRLDPYAIPGAQFPDEHAFEAFVARYPLTQKFVIYCACPNEVTAALTARRLNRAGFDNALALRGGLDAWRDTGRALTTIAPPAADAPQLAPRAA; this is encoded by the coding sequence ATGCTGCACGATCTCATCGCCCGCCACGGGCCGCTCATCGTCTTCGTCAACGTGTTCGCCGCGGCAGTCGGGCTGCCGGTGCCCGCGATGCCCACGCTCGTGCTGTTCGGCGCGATGGCGGCGCTGCATCCGGACATGCTCGGCGCGCAGCTCGTACCGGTGCTGCTGCTCACGGTGGTCGCGGCGCTGCTGGGCGACACGGTCTGGTACGTGGCGGGCCGCCGCTTCGGCGGCCGCACGCTGAAGACGCTGTGCCGGCTCTCGCTGTCGCGCGACACCTGCGTGCGTAAAACCGAGCATTTCTTCGGTCGCTGGGGCGTGCGCGTGCTCGCGGTCGCGCGCTTCATCCCGGGGCTGTCGCTGATCTCGGTGCCGATGGCGGGCGCGCTCGGCACGCGCTATCGCACCTTCGCCGGCTATGACGCGCTGGGCGCGCTGCTGTGGGCGGCCTGCGGGCTGCTCGTGGGCGTGCTGTTCTCGAAACAGATCGACTGGTTGTTCGCCGGCGCGAACCGGCTCGGCCGCGTGGCGCTGGTGGTGGTGGTCGCGCTGCTCGCGCTGTACGCGGCGGTGCGCTGGACGCGCCGGCGCGCGCTGATCCGCCAGCTCGCCAACGCGCGCATCGAGGTGGAGGAACTCGACCAGCTGCTGCAGGGCGACCCCGCGCCCGTGATCTTCGACATGCGCTCGCCCGAACACCGCCGCCTCGATCCGTATGCGATTCCGGGCGCGCAGTTTCCCGACGAGCACGCATTCGAGGCGTTCGTCGCGCGCTATCCGCTCACGCAGAAGTTCGTGATCTACTGCGCGTGCCCGAACGAAGTGACGGCGGCGCTGACGGCACGCCGCCTGAACCGCGCGGGCTTCGACAACGCGCTCGCGCTGCGCGGCGGCCTCGACGCGTGGCGCGACACGGGCCGCGCGCTGACCACGATCGCGCCGCCCGCGGCGGACGCGCCGCAGCTCGCGCCGCGCGCCGCCTGA
- a CDS encoding sigma-54 interaction domain-containing protein, whose product MMNDWADWPANYGDVLRRAAESLFKTFEHSSAGTLIVDRDARVVWINQRYAARFGYADPGQAIGRDCEAVIPQSLMREVVLTGRPILLDIMETGREPLVVTRLPLKDEAGVTIGAIGFALFDELKTLTPLFSRYLQVQQELIATQRSLAQARRAKYTFASFIGTSAASLETKRQGRRAAQVDSPVLLLGETGTGKELLAHAIHAASARALKPLVTVNVAAIPDALLETEFFGAAPGAYTGADRKGRVGKFELADGGTLFLDEIGDMPLPLQGKLLRVLQDKEFEPVGSNRIVRANVRIIAATSADLPALVDAGRFRADLYYRLNVLTIHAPPLRERASDIEALVYATLEELAAQHGRAAHCELTDDALRALCAHAWPGNVRELRNTLERALMLSEHAVIDARALAPVLGPARASVAEAGAAAPVDADATAYAEAFAAWERGFLAEALNACDGRVTEAAERIGIGRATFYKKLAAHGLAR is encoded by the coding sequence ATGATGAACGACTGGGCGGATTGGCCCGCGAATTACGGCGACGTATTGCGGCGCGCGGCCGAGTCGCTGTTCAAGACCTTCGAGCATTCGAGCGCGGGCACGCTGATCGTCGACCGCGACGCGCGCGTCGTGTGGATCAACCAGCGCTATGCGGCGCGCTTCGGCTATGCGGATCCGGGGCAGGCGATCGGGCGCGACTGCGAGGCGGTGATTCCGCAAAGCCTGATGCGCGAGGTGGTGCTCACGGGCCGGCCGATCCTGCTCGACATCATGGAGACCGGGCGCGAGCCGCTCGTCGTCACGCGCCTGCCGCTGAAGGACGAGGCGGGCGTGACGATCGGCGCGATAGGCTTCGCGCTGTTCGACGAGCTGAAGACGCTCACACCGCTGTTCTCCCGCTATCTGCAGGTGCAGCAGGAACTGATCGCGACGCAGCGCTCGCTCGCGCAGGCGCGCCGCGCGAAGTACACGTTCGCGAGCTTCATCGGCACGAGCGCCGCGAGCCTCGAAACCAAGCGGCAGGGACGGCGCGCGGCGCAGGTGGATTCGCCGGTGCTGCTGCTCGGCGAGACCGGCACCGGCAAGGAACTGCTCGCGCATGCGATCCACGCGGCTTCGGCGCGCGCGCTGAAGCCGCTCGTGACGGTCAACGTCGCGGCGATTCCCGACGCGCTGCTCGAAACCGAATTCTTCGGCGCGGCGCCCGGCGCGTATACCGGCGCGGACCGCAAGGGGCGGGTCGGCAAGTTCGAACTCGCGGACGGCGGCACGTTGTTCCTCGACGAAATCGGCGACATGCCGCTGCCGCTCCAGGGCAAGCTGTTGCGCGTGCTGCAGGACAAGGAGTTCGAGCCGGTCGGCTCGAACCGGATCGTGCGGGCCAACGTGCGGATCATCGCGGCGACCTCGGCGGACCTGCCGGCGCTCGTCGACGCGGGACGGTTCCGCGCCGATCTCTACTACCGCCTCAACGTGCTGACGATTCATGCGCCACCGCTGCGCGAGCGCGCGTCCGACATCGAGGCGCTGGTCTACGCGACGCTCGAGGAGCTGGCCGCGCAGCATGGCCGCGCCGCGCATTGCGAACTGACCGACGACGCGCTGCGCGCCCTGTGCGCGCATGCATGGCCGGGCAACGTGCGCGAGCTGCGCAACACGCTCGAACGCGCGCTGATGCTGTCCGAGCATGCGGTGATCGATGCGCGCGCACTCGCGCCTGTCCTGGGCCCCGCGCGCGCGTCGGTCGCGGAGGCGGGCGCGGCCGCGCCGGTCGATGCGGACGCAACGGCCTACGCGGAAGCGTTCGCGGCCTGGGAGCGCGGCTTCCTCGCCGAGGCGCTGAACGCGTGCGACGGGCGGGTCACCGAGGCGGCCGAGCGGATCGGCATCGGCCGCGCGACCTTCTACAAGAAACTGGCGGCGCACGGCCTCGCGCGCTGA
- a CDS encoding H-NS histone family protein, with protein MATYRQLTAQLEKLQQKIDKEREKAISDAIEDIKAKIAEYDITPEELGFRSAAAVKPKRPLPPKYLNPKTGETWSGRGRAPAWLGKNRNRFLIKD; from the coding sequence ATGGCGACCTATAGGCAACTGACCGCGCAACTCGAGAAGCTGCAGCAGAAAATCGACAAGGAGCGTGAAAAGGCGATTTCCGACGCGATTGAAGACATCAAGGCGAAGATCGCGGAGTACGACATTACCCCGGAGGAACTGGGTTTCAGGAGTGCCGCGGCGGTCAAGCCGAAGCGCCCGCTGCCGCCGAAGTACCTGAACCCGAAGACGGGCGAGACCTGGAGCGGCCGCGGCCGCGCGCCGGCCTGGCTCGGCAAGAACCGCAACCGTTTCCTGATCAAGGACTGA